A stretch of the Glycine soja cultivar W05 chromosome 13, ASM419377v2, whole genome shotgun sequence genome encodes the following:
- the LOC114380791 gene encoding uncharacterized protein LOC114380791 → MEKYFGNAYRGDPGVPHSDPDRFVNIWVGSAAFAVLTYFNPYMWQLSNQFNWHDKAMLYEQYHWKQARKKNQPYEFLWNKTWDKNHREHYYYNWPIYFP, encoded by the exons ATGGAGAAGTATTTCGGAAACGCTTATCGTGGCGACCCGGGCGTGCCCCATTCGGACCCGGATCGCTTCGTCAACATATGGGTTGGATCCGCTGCCTTCGCTGTTCTCACATATTTCAATCCCTACATGTGGCAGCTCTCTAATCAGTTCAA TTGGCATGACAAAGCAATGTTATATGAGCAATATCACTGGAAACAGGCAAGGAAGAAGAATCAGCCATATGAGTTCTTG TGGAACAAGACCTGGGACAAGAACCACCGGGAACATTACTACTACAACTGGCCTATTTACTTTCCTTAG